The genomic DNA GGTCGAGTTTGTAGCCGCCCTCGAAGGAAAGGAGAATGCCGGCGAAGCCCCCGCCCTGGGCATCCATGATCTCTTTGACCTTGCTGGCCGCCGCCTCGGTAATCTGCATGGCATTCGCTCCAAAGAAAAAAAAGGTCCATTCGGTCCCATATCCGACCGATTCCGTCAGGTATCCTACCCGCGCGCGCGGAAAATGGCAATCGGGGCTCCTAGCCGATAGCCGCGATGGCCTCGACCTCGAGGAGAAACGCGGGGTTCGCCAGCCCCCGCAGGACGCAGAGGGTGCTCCCGGGGGGCGGCTCGAAGTCGCCGAAATAATCGGTCAGAACGCCGCGTCCCTTCGGAGTGTCCTCCTGCCGGACGACGTAGATCGTCACCTTGACGACATCGGCGAGGGTGGCGCCCCCCGCGGCGAGGGCCTCGATCAGGTTCGCCTTGATCTGGGCCTGCTGGGCTGCGAAATCCCCCTCTCCGGCGACGGTCCCGTCCGGGGTGGCCGAGACCTGTCCCGCCGTGAAGACGAGCTTCTTCACCCCCTCGACGGCGACGACGTGGGAGTAGTTGGCGAAGGGCTGGTGCAGGTTCGCTGTCGCCTGATGCGCGGTTTTCCGCATGGGTGTTCTCC from bacterium includes the following:
- a CDS encoding RidA family protein; translated protein: MRKTAHQATANLHQPFANYSHVVAVEGVKKLVFTAGQVSATPDGTVAGEGDFAAQQAQIKANLIEALAAGGATLADVVKVTIYVVRQEDTPKGRGVLTDYFGDFEPPPGSTLCVLRGLANPAFLLEVEAIAAIG